The nucleotide sequence GGCGTCGAGCTGGTCGGGGGCGGAGAAGACGCGCCGGGTCGACATCGGCACGACGGCGACCGCCACGGGCAGTTACTGGTGGCTGGACGGCACCGGCCGCGAGGTGTTCGTCCGCAACCTCGCCCTGATCGGCGGCGGCAGGTACCACATCGTGCAGGTCATCGGCCCGTACGGCGAGCGGGACAAGGTCTCGGAGATCTACGAGGAGGCCACCAGGGCGTTCCGTCCGGGGCGCTGAACGGTGAGCGGTTCGTACGGAGCGACCGGAATGCCCACCGGCCCCCGGTCACAGTGCTGTTCCTATGACCGCCCCGAGGTTCCGTCGCCCGCACCCCCCTCCGTAACCTGTCATCCGAAGGAACGGGCGGGGGCAAGTGGAACATTCTCAGAGCACAGGCGAGGGGCTGTTGCTGGCCGGTCGCTACCGGCTGGGCGAGTCCATCGGACGCGGCGGCATGGGCAAGGTCTGGCGCGCCCACGACGAGGTGCTGCACCGCGTGGTGGCGGTGAAGGAGTTGACGGCGGGCCGGTTCGTGGCCGAGGCCGACCGGCTCGTGCTGCACGCCCGGACCCAGAAGGAGGCGCGGGCCGCCGCGCGGATCACCCACCCGGGCGTGGTGACCGTCCACGACGTCCTGGAGCACGACGACCGGCCGTGGATCGTGATGCAGTACGTCGACGGGCCCTCGCTCGCCGACGCCGCCAAGGAGCAGGGCACGATCGACCCCCACGAGGCGGCCAGGATCGGGCTGCACGTCCTCGGCGCGCTGCGGGCCGCGCACGCCGCCGGGGTGCTGCACCGGGACGTCAAGCCGGGCAACGTCCTGCTCGCGCGGGACGGACGCGTCCTGATCACCGACTTCGGCATCGCCGCGATCGAGGGTGACGCGACGATCACCCGGACCGGCGAACTCGTCGGGTCCATCGACTATCTGGCGCCGGAGCGGGTGCGGGGCGGCGACCCGGGTCCGGCCTCCGACCTCTGGTCGCTCGGCGCCACCCTGTACACGGCGGTGGAGGGCACGTCGCCGTTCCGCCGCACCTCCCCGATCAGCACCATGCAGGCCGTGGTCGCCGAGGAGCCGCCGTACCCGGAGAAGGCGGGGCCGCTGGCCCCCGTCATCGTGGCGCTGCTGCGCAAGGACCCGGACCAGCGGCCGCGGGCCGACGAGGCCGGGCGCATGCTGCTCGACGCGATGGAGGGGCGTACGCCCGATGCGGCGCAGGCGTACGTGCCGACGCAGCGGGTGGCGAAGGAGGACCTGGATCCGGCGGGGGACACGCCGATCCAGGGCCATGACCTCCTCACGCTGGGCGAGGAGGCCGACGGCCCGGGTCCGACGGGCACGTCCCGGGCCACCGCCCCCTCCGGCACCGCGCAGTGGCCCCACCCGGCCCAGGGTTCCCAGTCGACCCAGGGCTCCCGTTCGGCTCAGGGTTCCCACAGAGCTCAGGGCTCCCGTTCTGCCCAGGGTTCCGCGCAGGCCGGGGCGTCCCAGGGGCAGTCCTCCCCGCCCACCGTCGTACCGCCGGCCGTCGTCACCCCGGCCGGGGGCGGCCGGGGCCGCTGGCGCACCGCCGTCCTGGCGGCCGTGCTCGCCGGACTCGTCGCGGGCGGCGCCGTCTTCGCCGCCATGAACTACGCGGGCGGCGGCAAGGGGGACGGCGGACGGACCACCGCGACCGGCTCCACGCCCGCCCCCACCACGCAGGCCGCCAAGGACGGGCTCCCGGCGGGCTGGCAGCGGGTCGTCGACCGCGAGGGCTTCAGCCTGGCCGTACCGAAGGGCTGGAAGCGGCAGACGGAGGGCGACAACATCGACTACACCCCGGACAACGGCAACCACCGCATCCGGATCAGCGTCGACCCCGCCCCCGACTTCGAGAACCCGTACATGCACGCGCTCGACCTGGAGCGGATCGTCGCGAAGCGGATGGACTACACCCGGGTCAAGCTCGGCCAGACCACCTACCGCGACCAGGTCCGCTCCAGCCTCTGGGAGTTCACCTGGATGGAGAAGCGCGACTTCCCCGGGCCGCGGCACGCGATCGACCTCATGTACTACGCCGACGACGGCACGGAGTACGCGATCTACATGTCGTCTCCGGAGGGGAGCTGGGAGACCACCCGGGAACAGTTCGACATCGTCCTCCAGCACTGGCGGGCCCCGGGCGACTGAACGGGGCCACCGAACCGGGCGACCGAACGGGGCGACCGAACCGGCCGACCGAACCGGGCGAGAATCTCCGAGCAGGGCCTCTCGTGGGTCGTAAGCCCCTGATCAGGCCTTATGTGCCAGTGATCGCTGGCGCGATGTGCGCACCCGGTGAAAACGCATTACCGACGGGTACCCAAAGGGCGGAACGCCGCCTACGCTCGCCCTCATGACGGACTCGCAGGCCCCCGCCGCCCCCTCGGTTCCCGACGCCCCCGCCGTGCCCGCCGAGGCGACCAACCCGGTCGCCCCCGTGCCCGCCGGTGTGCGCACCGCCGCCGACGTCGTGACGCCCGAGGTGGTCGCCCGGCTCACCCGCGGCGTCATCGGCTCCGGCCGGACCGCCAACCACACCCCGTTCACCGGGGCGAAGCTGGCGGACCTGCCCGAGTCCACCCCCGAGGACGTCGCCGAGGCCTTCACCCGCGCGCGCGGCGCCCAGGCCGCCTGGGCCGCCACCCCGGTCAAGGCCCGCGCCGCCGTCCTCCTGCGCTTCCACGACCTCGTCCTCCAGCGCCAGTCCGAGGTCCTCGACCTCATCCAGCTGGAGACCGGCAAGGCGCGGCTGCACGCCCACGAGGAGGTGCAGGCGGTCGCCGTCGCCGCCCGCCACTACGGCCGCAAGGCCCCCGCGTACCTCAAGCCCCGCCACCACACCGGCGTGGTCCCGACCCTCACCAAGGTCACCGAGCTGCGCCAGCCGCGCGGGGTCGTCGGCCAGATCGCGCCCTGGAACTACCCGCTCGAGCTCTCCGTCGGCGACGCGCTCCCCGCCTTCGTCTCGGGCAACGCCGTCGTCATGAAGCCCGACACGGAGACCGCGCTCACCGCGCTGTGGGCCCGTGACCTGCTCATCGAGGCCGGACTGCCCGCCGAGGTCTTCCAGGTCGTCCTCGGCGAAGGCCCGGTCGTCGGCCCCGAGGTCGTCAAGCACGCCGACTACGTGTCGTTCACCGGCTCCACCCGCACCGGCCGCGAGGTCGCCCAGGGCGCCGCCGCCCGGCTCGTCGGCGTCTCCCTCGAACTCGGCGGCAAGAACGCGATGCTCGTCCTGAAGGACGCCGACATCGAGAAGGCCGCCGCCGGAGCCGTCCGCGCCTGCTTCTCCTCCGCCGGCCAGCTCTGCATCTCCATCGAGCGGCTCTACGTGCACGAGTCGGTCGCCGAGGACTTCCTCGCCCGCTTCGCCGCCCGGACCAAGGCCATGCGGCTCGGCAGCGCCCTCGCGTACGGCGCGGACATGGGCTCCCTCGTCGGCGAGCGCCAGCTGGAGACGGTCAGCCGGCACGTCGAGGAGGCCGTCGCCAAGGGCGCCACGCTCGTCGCCGGCGGCGTCGCGCGGCCCGACATCGGCCCGCTGTTCTACGAGCCGACCATCCTCGACGGCGTCGAGGCCCCGATGGCGGTCTGCGGCGAGGAGACCTTCGGCCCGGTCGTCTCGATCTACCGCTTCCGCGACGAGGACGAGGTCGTCGACCTCGCCAACGCCACCCCGTACGGCCTGAACTCCTCCGTCTGGACGAAGGACTCGCGTCGCGGCCACGCCGTCGCGGCCCGGCTGCGCACCGGCACCGTCAACATCAACGAGGGGTACGCCCCCGCCTACGGCAGCGTGCAGTCCCCGATGGGCGGCATGAAGGACTCCGGCCTCGGCCGGCGCCACGGCTCCGAGGGCATCCTCAAGTACACCGAGGCCCAGACCGTCGCCCAGCAGCGGCTGATGCCGCTCGCGCCGTCCTTCGGGATGGACGACGAGAAGTACGCCGCGTTCATGAGCGTGTCCCTGAAGGCGATGAAGGCCCTGCGCCTGCGCTGAGTCCTTTCCGTTCCACACCTTTGCGTACGAGGAGAGCCATGACCGCGGTACCCCCTACCCAAAATCAGGAGCCGGCGGACGACGCGTACGACTACGACGTCCTCGTCGTGGGCTCCGGCTTCGGCGGTTCGGTCACCGCCCTCCGCCTCACCGAGAAGGGCTACCGGGTCGGTGTCCTGGAGGCCGGGCGGCGCTTCACCCCCGAGACCCTGCCGAAGAACTCCTGGGACCTGAAGAACTTCCTGTGGGCCCCCGCCCTCGGCCTGTACGGCCTCCAGCGCATCCATCTGCTCGGCAACGTCATGGTGCTCGCGGGCGCCGGAGTCGGCGGCGGCTCCCTCAACTACGCCAACACCCTGTACGTACCGCCCAAGCCCTTCTTCGACGACCCGCAGTGGAAGGACATCACCGACTGGCAGGAGGAGCTGCGGCCGTACTACGACCAGGCCCAGCGGATGCTCGGCGTCCGGCTCAACCCGACGACGACCCCCTCCGACGTGCACCTCAAGGCCGCCGCCCAGGCCATGGGGATCGGCGACACCTTCCACATGGCCCCCGTCGGCGTCTTCTTCGGGGACGGCCTCGACGCCGACGGCGGGGACGGAGCCGGTACGAAGGTGAAGCCCGGCACCGAGGTCGCCGACCCGTACTTCGGCGGCGCGGGCCCGTCCCGGCGCGCCTGCACCGAGTGCGGCGAGTGCATGACCGGCTGCCGTCACGGCGCCAAGAACACCCTCAACGAGAACTACCTCCACCTCGCCGAGAAGGCGGGCGCCACCGTCCACCCCATGACCACGGTCGTCACCGTCACCGAGGACTCGCGGGGCGGCTTCGCGGTGAAGACCCTCCCCACCGACCAGCGGCGCAAGGGCAAGGGGCGCACCTTCACCGCCCGCCGGGTGGTGATCGCGGCCGGCACGTACGGCACCCAGACCCTGCTGCACCGGATGAAGGACAGCGGCCTGCTGCCCCGGATCTCGCGGCGGCTCGGCGAGCTCACCCGGACCAACTCCGAGGGCCTGGTCGGCGCGCAGACCACCGACCGCCGCTACCGCAAGCGGCACGGCAAGGACCGGGTCGACTTCACCAAGGGCGTCGCGATCACCTCCTCGGTCCACCCCGACGCCAACACCCACATCGAACCCGTGCGGTACGGCAAGGGCTCCAACTCGATGGGCGGCATGACCGTCCTCCAGGTGCCCTACGGGGCCCACCGGGTGCGCAACTGGCTGCTCAACCTCGTCAAGCACCCCACGCTGGCCGCCCGCTCCCTCTCCAACTGGCGCTGGTCGGAGCGGACCATCATCGGCCTGGTCATGCAGTCCCTCGACAACTCCCTGACGACCTACCGCAAGCCCGGCGGCCTCGGAAAGGGCCTGCTCACGGCCCGCCAGGGGCACGGCGCGCCGAACCCGGTCCAGATCCCCGAGGCCACCCGCGCCGCCACGCTCCTCGCCGAGGAGATCAACGGCTTCGCCGGCTCCAACATCGGCGAGCTGATGGGCACCCCGCTGACCGCCCACTTCCTGGGCGGCTGCCCGATCGGCGCCGACGCCGAGTCCGGCGTCATCGACCCGTACCACCGGCTCTACGGGCACCCGGGGATCTCCGTCGTCGACGGCGCGGCCGTCTCCGCGAACCTGGGCGTGAACCCGTCCCTGACGATCACCGCGCAGGCGGAGCGGGCGATGTCGTTCTGGCCCAACAAGGGCGAGGAGGACATCAGGCCCCGGCAGGGCGAGGCGTACGTACGGCTGTCGGCGGTCGAGCCCAAGTCCCCGGCCGTCCCGGCGGAGGCCTTCGGCGCCCTGCGGCTGCCGTTCCTGGGGATTCCGGCGGTTCCGCCGAAGACGCTCCGAGACGGCTCCTGAGACAGGTAAGGGGCGCTGCACCCCCCTCCGAGTGCAGCGCCCCCACCAGCTTCGGTGTTGCTGCATAGATGACCCGCGACCGGCGGAGATGGTTGTAGCGGTTGCACGGGATCTTCATGTGACGCGCGTCACATCGAAGAGGGCGGGCGCGGGGGAGGCGCGGCGGCGGGCACGGACGAGGGCCCCGTGCCGCGATTCCGGTCGCGGCACGGGGCCCTCGGGGGTCGGCACCGGTGTCAGGGCAGCGGCGGTGCCGAGCGGGGCGGCGCTGGGGGGAGGCGCCGCGTGGGAGGAGGATCGGAAGGGACGGACCGGTCACGTGGGCCGGGGGTCTCGGAGGTCTCGGAGGTCTCGGGAGTGCTGGCGGTCGCGGGGGCCGCGACCGGTCGAGCCGGTTGCGGCCGACCCCGAGCGTCCCCGGGGCCGACCGCCCTTTTGGGTGACCGGGCTGCTGTCCCCTGCTGTCCGGTCACAAGCGCTGGTGCGAGGTCCCACGACGTACCTGAGGTACGCCACACGCCCCAGCGAAGCCACGCGTGGTTTCTTACGGGCCCGCCCCTGGCTGGCACGGACAACCGGACCAACGAAGCCGGGCCGGAGCCGGTCACGCGCCGTACGGGTGAGAGCGGCACCGAACTCAGATGCGGTCAGCCACCCCGGCGCGCCCCGCCCACCCCGCCCGCCTCTCGCGCCGCACGCGGTCCCGGTGGCCACGGGCCGCTGGCTCGGGCGAGCGTCAGATGCGGCTCGGTGGCCAGGGCCTCCGGCTCTGGCGGGCGTGGCCACCGGCTCGGGCGGGCGTGGCCGCCGGAGCCGGCTCGGGCGAGCGTCAGATGCGGCCCCGGCACAGCTCCAGCATCGTCATCGCGAGCGCCGTGCCCGGCTTGCCCAGGGCGTCCCTGTAGTGGCCGAGGACCTCCATCTCGCGGGCCAGGTTCACCCGGCGGCCGCCCGAGGAGATCCGGGCCTCCTGGATCACGGCCGACACGGCCATCCGTTCCTGGATCAGACCGATGATCCGGTCGTCGAGCGCGTCGATGCGCTCGCGCGAGTCGCCGATGAGCGCCGCCGCCTCGTCGGTGCGGGCGCCGGTCTGCTCGGTGGTGGCGGTGTGCGTCGTCATGCTGGGCTCCTGGGGTGTGGTGTCGGAGACCCTGGGCGGCGACTCGGCCCGGGAACGACAGAACGCCCCGGGCTGTCAGCCCGGGGCGCCTGGGAAGTCGCTTGTCAGTTGCTCAAGCAGCACGACCATGGCAGCCGGTGGGCCGGTTGCCATAGGTAAAGACGAAGGTCGTGAGCTCGCGCATGGCGACAGTATGGACCCCGCCGCCGGGCCGGGGCCAAACCGGGTTCGGATGGTGAGACGAAAAGCGTCACCGGCGCGCCGGTAGAATCGACAAATAGCACCCCCCTTCGGGGGACCCTCCTCCTACCGCCGGAAGGCCGCCGTAGTGTCATCAGCGACCCCCGCTGCCGCGCCCGACGTCACCAACCCGGACGTAGTCCTCGTTGTCGACTTCGGCGCCCAGTACGCCCAGCTCATCGCCCGCCGCGTCCGTGAGGCCCGGGTCTACAGCGAGATCGTCCCGTCCACCATGCCGGTGGCCGAGATGCTGGCCAAGAACCCGAAGGCGATCATCCTCTCCGGCGGCCCGTCCTCCGTGTACGCCGAGGGCGCCCCGCGCCTCGACCGCGCGCTCTTCGAGGCGGGCGTCCCCGTCTTCGGCATGTGCTACGGCTTCCAGCTGATGGCGACGACCCTCGGTGGCACCGTCGACAACACGGGCGCCCGCGAGTACGGCCGGACCCCGCTGCACGTGTCCAAGGCCGGTTCCACCCTCTTCGAGGGCACCCCGGTCGAGCAGTCCGTGTGGATGTCGCACGGCGACGCCTGCTCCGCCGCCCCCGAGGGCTTCACCGTCACCGCGTCCACGGACGTCGTGCCGGTCGCCGCCTTCGAGAACGACGAGAAGAAGCTGTACGGCGTCCAGTACCACCCCGAGGTGCTGCACTCCACGCACGGCCAGCAGATCCTGGAGCACTTCCTCTACCGCGGCGCCGGCATCGAGCCGAGCTGGACCACGGGCAACGTGATCGAGGAGCAGGTCGCGGCCATCCGCGCCCAGGTCGGCACCAAGCGCGCCGTCTGCGGCCTCTCCGGCGGCGTCGACTCCGCCGTGGCCGCCGCGCTCGTGCAGAAGGCCATCGGCTCGCAGCTCACCTGCGTGTACGTCGACCACGGCCTGATGCGCAAGGGCGAGACCGAGCAGGTCGAGAAGGACTTCGTCGCCTCCACCGGCGTCAACCTGAAGGTCGTCGACGCGCAGGAGCGGTTCCTCACCGCCCTCGCCGGGGTCTCCGACCCGGAGACCAAGCGGAAGATCATCGGCCGCGAGTTCATCCGCGTCTTCGAGCAGGCCCAGGCCGAGATCGTCGCCGAGTCGGCGGGCACCGGCGAGGACGTCGCGTTCCTCGTCCAGGGCACGCTCTACCCGGACATCGTCGAGTCCGGCGGCGGCACCGGCACCGCCAACATCAAGTCCCACCACAACGTGGGCGGCCTCCCCGAGGACCTGGAGTTCGAGCTCGTCGAGCCGCTGCGCCAGCTCTTCAAGGACGAGGTCCGCATGGTCGGCCAGGAGCTCGGCCTGCCCGAGGAGATCGTCCAGCGCCAGCCGTTCCCCGGCCCCGGCCTCGGCATCCGCATCGTCGGCGAGGTCACCAAGGAGCGCCTGGACCTGCTGCGCGAGGCCGACGCCATCGCCCGCGAGGAGCTCACCGCGGCCGGCCTCGACCGCGAGATCTGGCAGTGCCCGGTCGTCCTGCTCGCCGACGTCCGCTCTGTGGGCGTCCAGGGTGACGGCCGCACCTACGGCCACCCGATCGTGCTCCGCCCGGTGTCCTCCGAGGACGCCATGACGGCCGACTGGTCGCGCCTGCCGTACGAGGTGCTCGCCAAGATCTCCACCCGCATCACCAACGAGGTCGCCGACGTCAACCGCGTCGTCCTCGACGTCACCAGCAAGCCGCCGGGCACCATCGAGTGGGAGTAATCGCTCCCTGAGGTGTCCGAAGCCGCCGTCCCGGTCCTCCGGGGCGGCGGCTTCGCCGTGTTCCCGTCGGGACTCTGGTGACTTGCCCGGCCGGGCGTTACCTTCCGGCGCATGAGCGTGATACCGGACCCCGTCCCCGTCGACCGGCTCCACTTCGCCATGCCGCCCGTCCACGCGACGGCCGAGGAGGAACGCACCCACCGCAAACAGCGGCTCGCCGGCGCGCTCCGGCTCTTCGGACGGTTCGGATACGAGGAGGGCGTCTCGGGCCACATCAGCGCCCGCGACCCCGAACACCCCGACTGCTTCTGGGTGAACCCCTTCGGGGCCCCGTTCGAGGAGATCACCGCGAGCGACCTCATCCTGGTCAACGGCGACGGCCAGGTCGTCCGGGGCGGGCAGCACGTCAACCAGGCCGCGTTCACCGTCCACGCCCAGGTCCACCGGGCCCGGCCCGACGCCGTCGCCGTCGCCCACACCCACTCCGTGCACGGCCGGGCCCTCGCCGCGCTCGGCGAACTCCTCGACCCCCTCACCCAGGAGGCCTGCGCCTTCTACCAGGACCACGCCCTCTACGACGCCTACACCGGCGTCACCGTCGACCCCGAGGAAGGACGCCGGATCGCCGTCGCCCTCGGCCCCTTCAAGGCGATCGTGCTCCGCAACCACGGCCTGCTCACCGTCGGCACCTCCGTCGACGCGGCCGCCTGGTGGTTCATCGCCATGGAACGCTCCGCCCAGGTGCAGCTGGCCGCGCGGGCGGCCGGGAAACCCGTCCTGATCGACCACCGCGAGGCCCTCGCCACCCGCGAGCAGCTCGGCAGCGACCTCGTCGCCTGGATCAACTACCAGCCCCTCTGGCGCAGGATCAGCCGCACGGACCCCGAACTCCTGTCGTAACACCATCGCTTCACCCTTCTGTACGTCAATGAGATGGCTCGGCAATCACTCTCCGGCGGGGCGCACGCGGCAGGTGCGGGAGCCGCGGGTACGGCACAATTCCGTGGAACCGACGGCTGGTCGACCCCACGGGAGGCACCGGTACGTGTCGTGAAGCGAGCTCGGGAAGTGAGCACCGTGGCGGTTCAAGAGGCGAGACAGTACGGCGAGCACGCGACGGCCTGTGCCGGCTGCGCCCACTGCGGACAGGCCGGCCACCGGCGCGCCGTCGCCGCCTTCCTCGCCCGGCGCGACGAACTCGCCTCCGGGCGCGGCGTCCCGGTGGCCGTCGCCCACTCCCCGGTCGCCGCCCGCCAGTGGGTGTCCGACGAGCTCGCCCAGTCCGCCCGCGCCGTCGCCGTCCACGGCCGGGAGGCCGGGGTGGCCTGGCTCGACCGGGTCCGCCGCGGCGGCCTCGGCGCCGTCTGGGGCGCCGTCCTCGCACTCCTCCTCGGTCAGGCCCTCACCGCCGTCGACGGCGGCTGGACCGCAGCCCGCACGGCCGGGCTCTGCACCGCCGTGGTCCTCGCCGCCCTGCTCAGCGCCGCCGCCCACGCCCACCGCTCGCGCGGCGGTCTCCTCGCCCCCCTGATCGGTGAGGACAACCGGCTCTCCACCACCCGCGCCGTCGCCGCCGCCTGGCTCCTGCTCCTCGGCTACACCCTCCTCTTCCTGGCCTTCCTGTCCCCGGGCGCGGCCGCCTTCGGTCTCGCCCGGGGCGCCGGTCTGCTGACCGTCCTCGCCCTGGTGTCCGCCGTCACCGTGACCGCCCGTCTCGTCGTCGCGGGAGGCATCGCCTCCCGCCGCCTCCAGAAGGTGCGCGCCGACCGCCCGCGCGCCGCCAATCTCGTCTGCGACGACAGCGGCCGGGCCAGCCTCGCCGACGTCCAGTACCTCCTCGTCTCCGGTTCCGTCCTCGCCCTCGCCGCCGTCGGCCTCGCCCGCGACCCCGCCAGGCTGCCCGAGGTGCCCTGGTCCCTCGTCCTGCTCCTCGGCGTCTCGTCGGCCTGGCACCTGGCCGCGAAGTGCACCGAGGGCGTCCGCCCCACCATCCACTCCGTGGTCCGGTCCCGGGAGGCCGGCGATCTCGACGCCCCGATCCGCACGGGCGACGACATCGAGATCAGGGGCTGCGGCTTCGTCCCGCCCGGCGCGGGCGCCCCCGATCCGCTGACCCGCCTGGTCGTCCGCATCGGCCCGGTCCACGCCCACGTCCCGCTCGTCCCGGTCCCCGGCGGCTTCGCCAACCCCACCGACGCTGCCCTCACCGTCCCCCTCCCGGCGGACGTGGAACCCGGCCGGGTGGAGGTCTCGGTCGTGACGGCGGCGGGCGTCGAGACCAACCGGATCACCATCGACGTCGTCGATTGATCTCTCCGGCCGCCTTGCCGTGTCCCTTCGGGGGACGGGCGAGGAGAATCGTTCCGTGAGCAGTCGTACGGGGAGTCGTACGGGGCGAGGAGAGGTGGCCGACGATGACGGGACACGCGGACCGGGCAGACAGCGCGGCCGACGGGACGGGAACCGGCGGCCCGGCCGGTAGCGGCGCCCCGGCCGGTCGGGACGGTAGCGGCGGCCGGGACGGTAGCGGCGGTCCGGACGGTAGCGGCGGTCCTGGTGGCGCGGCCGCCGCGCGCGGCGGCTCCGGCGGTCCCGATCGCTCCGGTGGTTCCGGCCGCTCCGGTGGCTCCGGCCGGTTCGGACGGTTCGACCGTTGGAAGGCCGTCGCCTCCCGCTACTCCCTCCTTCCCCTCCGGATCTTCCTCGGCGTCACGTTCATCTACGCCGGGCTGGACAAGCTGACCGACTCCGCCTTCTTCGCCGACACCGGCAGCGGTTCCATCGGCGAGACGATGCGCGGCGTCCGGGACACCTCGGCCATCCCGGCCCTCGTCGACCTCGCCCTCAACAACCCCAGCGGCTTCGGCTACGCCATTGCCTTCGGCGAGCTCGCCGTCGGCATCGGGACCCTGCTCGGTCTCTTCGCCCGCCTGGCGGCGCTCGGCGGGGCGCTGATCTCGCTGAGCCTCTGGCTGACCGTGAGCTGGCAGGTGAACCCGTACTACCTGGGCAACGACCTCGCCTATCTGATGGCCTGGCTGCCGTTGGTGCTCGCCGGGGCGTCGGTGCTGTCCGTCGACCGTCTTCTCGCCGAGCGGCGCCGTATGCCATAGGCGATCCAGGTCACGAGGCCGGCCACGCCCAGGCCGCCGCAGAGCACCGGGATCACCGTGTACCACGGGGTCGTCCAGGCTCCGGTGGCGTCCCCGGCGTAGAGCGCGGCCAGGGCAAGCGCCGTCAGGCCGACGACCAGCCGGCCGGGGCGGAACTCATGAAGCAGCACGGGTGACCTCCACCTGTCCGATGCCGACCTCCAGGGAGAGGTCCAGGGTGCCCGCCGGGGTGGTCCCGGCCGGCGGGTTCAGCGTCCGGGTCACGTCCCGGTCCGGCGAGATGTCGATGTCGTTCTCCGGCTCCCCGGGCAGCCGCAGGTCGCCGAGGCCCACCTGGGCGTGCAGCTTGACCACCGCGCTCTTCGGGACGATCACCTTCAGCTGCCCGGCACCGACGTCCACCGCCGTCGACACGGTCTTGCCCGCCGGCACCGGCAGGGCCGAGAGATCAAGCGTGCCGACCCCGGTGCCCAGCTCGTACTGCGGCTGCACGGCGGTCACCGAAGCCGGCTTCCACGTCTCGCGGATCCACTCCGTGGTGATCTGCTGGGGCAGTGCCGTGACCAGTGCGAGGAGTCCCGCCGTCAGCACGGTGTGGAAGATCGTGCCGAAGCCGGTCCGGCCGAGGAAGCTGCTGACGACCAGGCCGAGGCCGAACACCGCGAGGGCGGCGGTCAGACCGGTCTGCAGGCTCGTGCCCAGCGGCTCGGTCTCCCAGGTCAGCGCGGTGCCGAGGACCGCGGCGACCATGGCGAGGAGGAAGACGAGACCGGCGATGGACCGAGGGCTCCGCCGGATGGAGGGCTTCGGCCGCTCGGGGCCTGAGGGGTCGGGCCCCCACTGGCGGCCCGGCTGCGGCACCTCGCCGTTCACCAGGCCGTCCTTGTCGACGATCCCGTGCGGTCCCCACAGGTAGCCGATGGCCACCTTGCCCGTCGAGCCGTCCTTGACGATCGGGTCCCGCCACCAGGAAGGGGACTCGACGAGCGGCGGGGCCTTCGTCTCGGGCGGGGCCTCGGCGCCCGCGAGGGACGGGGCCGTCGCGTCCGGCCGTCCCTCGGGCTCCACCGCACCGGTGTGCCGGCGCCGCGACCAGACCGCCGCCGAGGACAGCGCGAAGCCGACCAGGAGGGCGGAGCCCAGCATCGACCCGCTGTTCAGCATCGAGAGGAAGATGCCGCAGCCCACCAGGGCCATCAATATGGCGGCCAGCGTGGCACCCGAGACACGGCCGGTCAGCAGCCTGCGCCCCTCGTTCTCCTCCTCGCCCGCGAGCGGGATCAGCAGCCACGCGAAGCCGTAGAAGATCAATCCGATCCCGCCCGGCACGGAGAGCACGCCGATCACGACCCGGAAGACCACCGGGTCCAGGTCGAAGTACCGGCCGAGGCCGCCGCA is from Streptomyces venezuelae ATCC 10712 and encodes:
- a CDS encoding serine/threonine-protein kinase → MEHSQSTGEGLLLAGRYRLGESIGRGGMGKVWRAHDEVLHRVVAVKELTAGRFVAEADRLVLHARTQKEARAAARITHPGVVTVHDVLEHDDRPWIVMQYVDGPSLADAAKEQGTIDPHEAARIGLHVLGALRAAHAAGVLHRDVKPGNVLLARDGRVLITDFGIAAIEGDATITRTGELVGSIDYLAPERVRGGDPGPASDLWSLGATLYTAVEGTSPFRRTSPISTMQAVVAEEPPYPEKAGPLAPVIVALLRKDPDQRPRADEAGRMLLDAMEGRTPDAAQAYVPTQRVAKEDLDPAGDTPIQGHDLLTLGEEADGPGPTGTSRATAPSGTAQWPHPAQGSQSTQGSRSAQGSHRAQGSRSAQGSAQAGASQGQSSPPTVVPPAVVTPAGGGRGRWRTAVLAAVLAGLVAGGAVFAAMNYAGGGKGDGGRTTATGSTPAPTTQAAKDGLPAGWQRVVDREGFSLAVPKGWKRQTEGDNIDYTPDNGNHRIRISVDPAPDFENPYMHALDLERIVAKRMDYTRVKLGQTTYRDQVRSSLWEFTWMEKRDFPGPRHAIDLMYYADDGTEYAIYMSSPEGSWETTREQFDIVLQHWRAPGD
- a CDS encoding succinic semialdehyde dehydrogenase; its protein translation is MTDSQAPAAPSVPDAPAVPAEATNPVAPVPAGVRTAADVVTPEVVARLTRGVIGSGRTANHTPFTGAKLADLPESTPEDVAEAFTRARGAQAAWAATPVKARAAVLLRFHDLVLQRQSEVLDLIQLETGKARLHAHEEVQAVAVAARHYGRKAPAYLKPRHHTGVVPTLTKVTELRQPRGVVGQIAPWNYPLELSVGDALPAFVSGNAVVMKPDTETALTALWARDLLIEAGLPAEVFQVVLGEGPVVGPEVVKHADYVSFTGSTRTGREVAQGAAARLVGVSLELGGKNAMLVLKDADIEKAAAGAVRACFSSAGQLCISIERLYVHESVAEDFLARFAARTKAMRLGSALAYGADMGSLVGERQLETVSRHVEEAVAKGATLVAGGVARPDIGPLFYEPTILDGVEAPMAVCGEETFGPVVSIYRFRDEDEVVDLANATPYGLNSSVWTKDSRRGHAVAARLRTGTVNINEGYAPAYGSVQSPMGGMKDSGLGRRHGSEGILKYTEAQTVAQQRLMPLAPSFGMDDEKYAAFMSVSLKAMKALRLR
- a CDS encoding GMC family oxidoreductase N-terminal domain-containing protein, with product MTAVPPTQNQEPADDAYDYDVLVVGSGFGGSVTALRLTEKGYRVGVLEAGRRFTPETLPKNSWDLKNFLWAPALGLYGLQRIHLLGNVMVLAGAGVGGGSLNYANTLYVPPKPFFDDPQWKDITDWQEELRPYYDQAQRMLGVRLNPTTTPSDVHLKAAAQAMGIGDTFHMAPVGVFFGDGLDADGGDGAGTKVKPGTEVADPYFGGAGPSRRACTECGECMTGCRHGAKNTLNENYLHLAEKAGATVHPMTTVVTVTEDSRGGFAVKTLPTDQRRKGKGRTFTARRVVIAAGTYGTQTLLHRMKDSGLLPRISRRLGELTRTNSEGLVGAQTTDRRYRKRHGKDRVDFTKGVAITSSVHPDANTHIEPVRYGKGSNSMGGMTVLQVPYGAHRVRNWLLNLVKHPTLAARSLSNWRWSERTIIGLVMQSLDNSLTTYRKPGGLGKGLLTARQGHGAPNPVQIPEATRAATLLAEEINGFAGSNIGELMGTPLTAHFLGGCPIGADAESGVIDPYHRLYGHPGISVVDGAAVSANLGVNPSLTITAQAERAMSFWPNKGEEDIRPRQGEAYVRLSAVEPKSPAVPAEAFGALRLPFLGIPAVPPKTLRDGS
- a CDS encoding chorismate mutase, with translation MTTHTATTEQTGARTDEAAALIGDSRERIDALDDRIIGLIQERMAVSAVIQEARISSGGRRVNLAREMEVLGHYRDALGKPGTALAMTMLELCRGRI
- the guaA gene encoding glutamine-hydrolyzing GMP synthase translates to MSSATPAAAPDVTNPDVVLVVDFGAQYAQLIARRVREARVYSEIVPSTMPVAEMLAKNPKAIILSGGPSSVYAEGAPRLDRALFEAGVPVFGMCYGFQLMATTLGGTVDNTGAREYGRTPLHVSKAGSTLFEGTPVEQSVWMSHGDACSAAPEGFTVTASTDVVPVAAFENDEKKLYGVQYHPEVLHSTHGQQILEHFLYRGAGIEPSWTTGNVIEEQVAAIRAQVGTKRAVCGLSGGVDSAVAAALVQKAIGSQLTCVYVDHGLMRKGETEQVEKDFVASTGVNLKVVDAQERFLTALAGVSDPETKRKIIGREFIRVFEQAQAEIVAESAGTGEDVAFLVQGTLYPDIVESGGGTGTANIKSHHNVGGLPEDLEFELVEPLRQLFKDEVRMVGQELGLPEEIVQRQPFPGPGLGIRIVGEVTKERLDLLREADAIAREELTAAGLDREIWQCPVVLLADVRSVGVQGDGRTYGHPIVLRPVSSEDAMTADWSRLPYEVLAKISTRITNEVADVNRVVLDVTSKPPGTIEWE